A window of Dickeya zeae NCPPB 2538 contains these coding sequences:
- the atpH gene encoding F0F1 ATP synthase subunit delta, protein MSEFVTVARPYAKAAFDFAVEHQALDRWQQMLAFTAEVARNEHIAGMLAGAIAPQTMAQTFITVCGEQLDEAGQNLIRVMAENGRLPVLPEVLEQFVQLRAELESTVDVEVISAATLSEQQLSGITAAMEQRLSRKVKLNCKIDKSVMAGVVIRAGDMVIDGSIRGRLERLADVLQS, encoded by the coding sequence ATGTCTGAATTTGTCACGGTAGCTCGCCCCTACGCCAAAGCAGCTTTTGACTTTGCCGTTGAACACCAGGCGCTTGATCGCTGGCAGCAGATGCTGGCGTTCACTGCCGAAGTTGCGCGTAATGAACATATTGCCGGCATGCTGGCCGGAGCTATCGCTCCCCAGACCATGGCGCAGACATTCATTACCGTGTGTGGTGAACAACTGGATGAAGCGGGCCAGAACCTGATCCGGGTGATGGCTGAAAACGGACGTTTGCCGGTGCTGCCTGAAGTACTGGAACAGTTTGTTCAATTGCGTGCGGAGCTGGAATCGACCGTGGATGTCGAGGTCATTTCCGCCGCCACGTTGAGCGAGCAGCAGTTATCAGGGATAACCGCTGCAATGGAACAACGTCTGTCACGTAAAGTGAAGCTGAATTGCAAAATTGATAAGTCTGTTATGGCCGGCGTGGTAATTCGCGCAGGCGATATGGTGATAGACGGCAGTATTCGCGGTCGTCTG